The stretch of DNA AGTGGCCTTCCAAGGGAAGTAGGAACCAGAAGGATCTACTTGGTATAAACTGAAGCCATTAAATTCATCGTGGCCAGCAATCAGTAGTGAAACACCAAAAGGTCTGACACCACCAGATTGTGTAGCCTCCTGCATTATCTTTGCCACTTCGGAAACCAATAATTTAGTGGGAGGATATTCACCATAAATTCGTTTATAATTTGTATGTGCTACCTTTCTTGATTTATCCACCAGAACTCTATAATCAGGCCCCATACCGGAGTATACTGCACCAATATCTGGTGTAAGTAGTGATACTTTCGAAAGTGTTTCTGATATGGCCAGTGGTGAAGAAGACTTCTTTTCTGTTGCAATTACTACACCATTAGTAGCCTTTATACCCAATGATGTGACACCTTGTTTTACTGCGGTTAAGGCGTAATCAATTTGACCCAATTTACCACTGGGAGAAAAAGTGGTcaatgaaaaggaatatcTATCGGTCATAATTATGGAACTGTATGATTGATAACTTCTGATTTTTATACTATTAGCTAAAACGAAGAAGCACGGAATATTACACTAATATCACTCTTAGTTTA from Saccharomyces mikatae IFO 1815 strain IFO1815 genome assembly, chromosome: 13 encodes:
- the PRE8 gene encoding proteasome core particle subunit alpha 2 (similar to Saccharomyces cerevisiae PRE8 (YML092C); ancestral locus Anc_8.871); the protein is MTDRYSFSLTTFSPSGKLGQIDYALTAVKQGVTSLGIKATNGVVIATEKKSSSPLAISETLSKVSLLTPDIGAVYSGMGPDYRVLVDKSRKVAHTNYKRIYGEYPPTKLLVSEVAKIMQEATQSGGVRPFGVSLLIAGHDEFNGFSLYQVDPSGSYFPWKATAIGKGSVAAKTFLEKRWNDELELEDAIHIALLTLKESVEGEFNGDTIELAIIGDENPDLLGYTGIPTDKGPRFRKLTTQEINDRLEAL